A single genomic interval of Pogoniulus pusillus isolate bPogPus1 chromosome 24, bPogPus1.pri, whole genome shotgun sequence harbors:
- the TSSC4 gene encoding U5 small nuclear ribonucleoprotein TSSC4 — protein MGDQEAGEPFLGIVAGGATDYEGVLPSDTVSLSDSDSDDLGLADEAEIDTISAEETSVDDGDCKSGEAPASSDSSHRSPAQLFHLRGMSSTFSLRSQSIFDCLEEAAKSAVPSVPEDNVVDGRFKRPLPPSSTSETTVPESLGKQAKPVQVPKTSQAVPDYVTHPERWTKYSLDGVSESSDKANRAVAMEFLEGLKKRGEKQSSAPLESYIPYFNQDPSSCGAGRIVFTRPAKRGMDGLEKKTSAEEDDKKHLKTDLKGKSLKKTDDSRGEDKVELGHLDSGSGKATEEEECSVMGDLSAEGKFSASLSFTNEEPSTETVGFHCSKKKNRKNFRPKVDDEEEEEA, from the coding sequence ATGGGAGATCAGGAAGCAGGTGAACCCTTCCTGGGGATAGTGGCTGGTGGTGCCACAGACTACGAAGGGGTTCTGCCCTCAGACACGGTGTCGCTCAGCGATTCTGATTCCGATGATTTGGGGTTAGCAGATGAAGCCGAGATTGATACAATATCTGCTGAGGAGACATCTGTAGATGATGGGGACTGCAAATCAGGGGAGGCCCCAGCCTCTTCAGACAGCAGTCACAGGTCTCCTGCCCAGCTGTTCCATCTGAGGGGCATGAGTTCTACGTTCTCTCTCCGCAGCCAGAGCATTTTTGATTGTCTGGAAGAAGCAGCCAAGTCGGCTGTGCCCTCAGTGCCTGAAGATAATGTTGTTGATGGGAGGTTTAAGCGTCCACTGCCTCCAAGCTCTACATCAGAAACCACAGTTCCAGAAAGCCTGGGAAAGCAAGCCAAACCAGTGCAGGTTCCCAAAACCTCTCAAGCAGTGCCTGACTATGTGACACACCCAGAGCGTTGGACCAAATACAGCCTAGATGGAGTTTCAGAGTCTAGTGACAAGGCCAACAGGGCAGTGGCTATGGAATTTCTAGAGGGCCTgaagaaaagaggggaaaagcaaAGCTCAGCCCCTCTAGAGAGCTACATCCCTTATTTCAATCAGGACCCttccagctgtggagctgggagAATTGTCTTCACCAGACCAGCAAAACGGGGTATGgatggactggaaaagaaaacatcagCTGAGGAGGATGATAAGAAACACTTGAAAACAGATCTGAAAGGAAAATCTCTGAAGAAGACTGATGACTCAAGGGGAGAAGATAAGGTAGAACTGGGGCACCTAGACAGTGGAAGTGGAAAGGcaacagaggaggaggagtgctCAGTGATGGGGGACCTGAGTGCAGAAGGAAAGTTTAGTGCAAGCCTTAGTTTCACAAATGAAGAACCATCAACAGAAACAGTTGGATTCCATTGCAGTAAGAAGAAGAATAGGAAGAATTTCAGACCTAAAGTGGatgatgaagaggaggaagaagcctGA